In Syntrophorhabdus sp., the DNA window TTACAGGGCAGAGTATCTAGGGTCAAACCAGCTGAGAATTACCAAATTCGACTATTCCACTTCCAACCAACTCAATGTGGAGGCCGGAGACATCGTAGAAAATCCCGGTAACGCCGGTGATTTTGACCCGCAGATCGCTTCTTACACCCCTCCCCTGCCTTCGCCGGATACTATCGGGATTGGCGGGACTACCTTCACGGCGATCTACTCCGGGGTGCCCGGTGTCGACGAGTTCATAGCGACGGCTGGCGACAACGTAGCCACCATGCAGTCACTGGCAGCGGCCATCGAGGCGCACGACTGGTCGGGCGGGGCGTATACCTTTCATGCCTCCGTTTCCGGCAGTAGCCTGAACATCGACAAGGTCGATAACGCGACAGGTCTGGCGGCGAACGTCACCGCAGGTGACTTTGACACATCCGGCATCATCGGCGGGGGCTCCGGCTCCATGTCCCTTGTCGCATCGAGCAACGAGCTTGCCGTCCTTGAGGCGCAGTACAACACCATGCGCTCCCAACTCACCACGCTCGCCCTCGACTCCTACTACAAGGGCAAGAACCTCCTCGACGCCCAGAACATGACGGTCCGCTTCGAGAACAGCAGCCTCATGGTCGCCGGGTTCGACGCCTCGGCCGCGGGCCTCGGCATCACGGAGGCGACGTGGACGACAGGCGGAGACATGAACGCGGACATCACCCTCCTCGAATCGGCCCTCGCACGCCTCAGGCGGGGATCGGCGGACATGTCCAACAACCTCAGCATCATCACCGCCCGGCAGACCTTCTCGGAGATGATGGAGAACATCCTCACCGAGGGCTCCGACAGGCTCACCCTTGCCGACACGAGCGAGGAGGGGGCCAACATGCTCATGCTCCAGACCCGCCAGTCCCTGGGCATGAACGTCCTCAGCCTCTCCGCCGACGCGGCCCAGTCCGTACTGCAGCTGTTCAGGTAAGAACGGAATAGAGATGAACGGGCGAAGCTCGATCTCCGTCACTCCCGTCGGGGTTCGTGCGGGTTGCGCTATTCTGTGGTTCTCGAAGCTTTCCGGGCGAGCAGCCGCCTTTCCAGTTCCAGAAGTCCGCGCTTGCGCTCCCGGACGCGCCTGGCGGGGTTGCCAACGTAGACACCCCAGGGATCGAGGTCTTTGTTCACCACGACAGTCGCCGCGCCCAGACTGCAGCCTTCCCCGATGTCAGCGGGTCCGATGATGACGGAGCTCGCCCCGACAATGACATGGCGGCCGAGAGTGACCTTGCCTCCGACGAATCGGGTGAACTCCTTCGGTATGGCCTGAGCCGTCATGTACTCCCCGGAGTAATCATCCGACGCACTGTAGAACACGGTGTTCGCCGCCATGCTGGAGAAGTCGCGCATTTCGATGCCAAAGGTGCCCGTCAGGTTGCAGCACCGTGCTATGTAACAGTAATTTCCGATGGTGATGTAGCCCTCTCCGGTTGCCAGCATGACGAAATCGTCAATTCGCACATTGTCGCCTATGGATATGCGCTCTGCCCCGTAGACCCTGGCATCGGATGAAATGCGGATATTGTGACCGAGAGAGGCAAAACCGAAGTCCTTGAGGTCGTCCTCGGTGTAATAGCGTTCTTTCTGAAGGATGGTCTCCCTTGGGTCCCGATACGAGCGCGGAACGCCCACGACAGTCGCGGCCCTTCTCTCAAAATGGCATTGCTCTTGACTATTCCGAAGTATAGGAAAGATACTTTTGCCCGTCAAGGGGTATTTTACGGGTCAACGGGCACCGGGTGAGGTTTGGTTGCTGTCCGGGTCCTTGCGGATGCGCAGGAGCATCTTCAGGTGGGTGCCTTTGCCAACCTCGGAGATGATGCGGAAGGTGTCGGAGAATTTCTTCATGTTGGACAGCCCCATCCCCGCGCCGAAGCCCATGCTGCGGATCTTGTCCGTGGCCGTGGAGTAGCCTTCCTTCATGGCAAGGCCGATGTCTTCTATTCCCTGGCCTTCGTCGGTGGCTTCGATGATAACGAAATTGGGTTTGACCTGAAGCGTTATCGTGCCCTGGTCCGCGTAGGAACAGATATTCATCTCCGCCTCGTAGGTGACGATGGAAACCCTCCGGACAGTCTCCTTCGAGAGGCCCATCCCTGTCAGGATGGCCTTGACCTCGCCCGAGACGCGCCCTGCAAAGTCGAATCCCGCCTCCACGGGAAATGACTTTTCATAGATCAAGGATTCACGAGAGGTCACGTGTCTCGCCGACCTTTTCTATGCAGCCGCGAATTCCATGCGCATAGAGCCGCCCGACGGATTCAAAGAGGATGTACTTCGTTGATAACAGGGGTATTCGCAGTTCCTCCGCAAGCTGGATCGTCTCAGGCAAAGGGCGTTTTCCGCGCACCAGTATGATGGCTGCGATATCGAGAACATCGGATGTACGAATGATCTGAGGATTCGTCAAACCCGTGAGCAGAAGACTTCCCGGCTTGGCAAAGGCCAGAACGTCGCTCATCAGGTCGGCCCCGAAGGCCGTCTTAACTTCCATTTCCAGTTGATCGCTGCCGACGATAACGTCTGCGTCAAGTATGTCTTTCACCTGCTGTAGATTCACCATGTTCTCCTTTCAACGCAGATAGGATATGTTAAAAGAGGGCATGTAATCAACCGGAAATTTCACAAAAGATACAATCTGCGTGTGACTGTCTCTTCCGGGACACGCTCCGATCGACAAGCCTGCGAAGCCGAACCCTCTGTGCCGTGCTCACCGTGGACCTGCCGTCAATCGGCGGGCTGGCAGTGCGCGCCCATCTCTTTGCAGACCCGCAGTATTCCCTTGAGCACGATGGACGTGTCCTGCTTCCCCGACGATGTCGACACGACGAGGATCTGGCTCACTGTCTCCGAGAGAGCGGTGATCTGCATCCCGGCGGCTATGCTGCCGTCGATGAACTCGATGCTCAGGGCCCTGTCATCCTTTCTGCTGATCCTGATGTCCTTGTTGGCCTGCAACACCTTCACGGCGGTGCCGTAAACCTTGTCGGCGGGGGCTTCGAGAAGGACGGTGGCGGCATCGTATCCCTGCCGGGGGATGTTCTTTGACGCATCGGCAGGCTGCGGCGACGCGTTGTCGGTGGCCTCGCCGGTAAGCTGCTTTATCTTCCCGAGGGCCTTCCTTCCCACAAAGACCCATTGCGCGTTGGCCACCCCCGAAAGGAGAATGAACGCTGCGAGGAACAGGGAGATGGATCGCATGACATGGTTCATGATGCTTGTGCCTCCGTCATCTTTTGCTCATTATCCATTTAAACGTGAACTTATACAAGCGGTTTCTTGAAGCTTTTCAGGCAGCCATGATGATCTGTGGTACAATGGGGAAGCAGAAGGCCGTGACGGAAACAGCCCGCGGCGGTGTGTCTTCCAGGCGAAACGAATATGACAGAGAAGAAAAGAGACCTCGATTGAAACCCCCTCTGCCCACCATCGAAGGCGTGTCGCCGAGTTGCCTCAGACTGCCCTCAACGGAGGACAGGAATATACTCGAGTACCTTGGAGAGCGTTTCCCCAAAATAGAAGCGAAGACCTGGATAGAGCGGATGAGAAGGGGCAGGGTCGTCGACGGATCGGGCAATCCCCTCAACCC includes these proteins:
- a CDS encoding acyltransferase; this encodes MGVPRSYRDPRETILQKERYYTEDDLKDFGFASLGHNIRISSDARVYGAERISIGDNVRIDDFVMLATGEGYITIGNYCYIARCCNLTGTFGIEMRDFSSMAANTVFYSASDDYSGEYMTAQAIPKEFTRFVGGKVTLGRHVIVGASSVIIGPADIGEGCSLGAATVVVNKDLDPWGVYVGNPARRVRERKRGLLELERRLLARKASRTTE
- a CDS encoding anti-sigma regulatory factor, with the protein product MIYEKSFPVEAGFDFAGRVSGEVKAILTGMGLSKETVRRVSIVTYEAEMNICSYADQGTITLQVKPNFVIIEATDEGQGIEDIGLAMKEGYSTATDKIRSMGFGAGMGLSNMKKFSDTFRIISEVGKGTHLKMLLRIRKDPDSNQTSPGAR